Below is a genomic region from Syngnathoides biaculeatus isolate LvHL_M chromosome 5, ASM1980259v1, whole genome shotgun sequence.
CGCACGTAGCCTGGAAGCCGCCGAGTGGAGCTGCGTGGCGTTCACGTACCGGGTCTCCGTCGGAAATACGACACAGCCTGACACCCCCCACGGATCAGTTATCTGAATGAGAGCATTTCAATTCCCCATCTTCAGGGGTCAGTGTGTGTGACTGTAAGCAGACCCTTCAAATgatttggttgttttgttggTGTTCTTTTACCTTTCAAAACCTTGAATAACCACAACAAGCCTTCTCGGtatgacccccacccccatacacgcgccaataaataaataaaattcatctttttaaaatgtcactgtcaataaaaacaacataagAATAAAATTATCTTAGAGTTAGTTAGATGAATCCAGGGCAAACAAAGTATACCGGGGTgcgctttcatttcatttcatttcattgacaCATTCTGCTGTTCGCTGCcgacgggacgggacgggacgggacgggacggcGTTCTTGAGACAAATTTGTCATTTGGATTTCTTGAGGCAAGATAGGCGGATGCCAAGAATACCGGGGACTGTAGGGGGCGCCCAAAAAATCGAATACAAATTCTACGACACGAAACCAATTCCGTACAATGTTTATCAAACGGTTAGAGACAATAGAAAAGAGTTTCAAAACATACTTCGAGTTTCGCGGGTTCTGGGGAGAAAAATGGAATAGCACTGCCATGTCTGAATCAAATACATTTATGCGGACAATGCAAAATGGGTGTCTTCATACTTAAATGGAATTCCATCATCGGAAACATTTTGTCTTTAACATCCACAAAACAGCGCAATAGTCAGCAAGAAAACAACTAAAGTAGGAAGCAGAAGCTTCATCGTCGGAAGAAgatatacacaaaaaaaaaaagaaacaatggtGTGATTATTTTTGGATTGATGGCAGGCAACGGCCGATCACCGCCTGACTGGAAAGCTCGAAAAGTCACCTGGGGTCACAGCCGCAAATCATGCCGGGAGCCTGTAAAttgcgtttaaagtgcatgttttgtgtcagtcGTTTCCTCTGCTcttcttattttattatttgctgtTGTGGGATCATTTTTAATCTCGATGTGAGTACAACATGGTCACGTGTGATTTGGCGACACAGGCCGGAAGTGGTCTTCTTCTGCTGATGGATGccaaatgcaattgttcctctttgcctcgtgagcgccatccTATGGTAGGTTACATACAcgtgctagcatgcatgctagcagtataaccaggtgcgttcgAGTGAACTTTATTGGACGAGTCACACAACTGTGCGTCTAACTTGTGTTGCCCGTTTTTGTAAGACTTTTAAAGTGCAAAAGTATTTCAGCACTTCATCCGTTATGGGGGAACACTCAAAAGCCACCGAATTTCATCTTCACTTTGATGAGGAGGCTGAAATTGTAAAACAGGAAGAATTTGAGCCCACCAAAAATGCAGCTTTTGCGGGCCGAAGCCGAGCAAGTCGCTAAAGTGCCCAGAAAGGGAACACGAACGTTGCAGCATTACACTACAGTACGGTACTTCCGCACGTGGTCATTGCCATACTTTATTTCAgtcttgtgcaaaaaaaaaaaaaaaaaaaaaagtcagataaaaTCCAAGATAGAATAATAAGAGATGTGAACTTCTTGGTGACGTATTTCGTCAAAGATGCCATTGACACTTCGGAGTTGTTTGTCAGTGTTGCGCTACACGGCTACCAGTCCGCTGGAAATGTTGGAAAAGTCTTTTGAAAATCGTCTTATAGTCACTCCTCGGTCGCTTGTCGCACTGACCTTTGACTTTGgagtactgtatactgtacttgcatgagatttttttttttttgtgcgtcttGTGATGAAAGACGTAAGGCAAATTTCGCACCGGCGGGCGCCACAAAACTGGTCCTGGGCAAAACGTTTGACTTCCTGTTGCAACGTTCACAACAGACATCTCCGCCGCTGAaaatgctgggggggggggggggggggggggtctttttctttccttttcaggGGGCCATACTGAGTGAGTTTGGGGCGCCCCAACATCAAAAAACTTACACCAGCATAAACACGTCCACCAAAGTGGTGAGTTTTCAAGTAGGTTGAAGCCTCCAACAAAAAGATGGCAGGAATCACTCGAAAGCGATTCCGAGGAAAACAAACAGCTCCTAATACGAAGTTAGTGTCGTCTTACTGTGAAAGAAAAAGTGCACAACTTCCTGTTGGTCGCGTACAAGGGAGCGTGAACGCGTCGCAAGAAGCGGGCCTCCAATCGGCGAGCTCACAGGAAGTTGGTTTTGAGCGTGATGCTGGGCGAGGGCTTGGCCGCCCGGTTAGCGACGGCGTCAGCGTGGCTGGCGCTTTCCTGGCTTGCCTTGAGGGCGCCTTCAAGGCGCGACTTGAGGTGAGGCGACGTCGACACCAAAGACCTGACGGAAGGAGGAGGAAATTGGACCTTTTTAGCTCACGCTAACAAAATGCCGTTGCAAACACAAAAGCTTGTGAACACAATCGCGGTCAGCGTTGAAACGTGACGGGATGCCATTAACTGCCAAATCTGGATCTTCTGCTCAAAAGCTGTGAACTGAAATACAAAGTGATGAAACGGTGCCGGCTAGTGGCGCGCGTTTGTCATTACAGGGTTTACAAACCTGATGAATTTCACAATGAAACCCTCTTGCACGCCCACCCGTTGAAAAACATACATGACAAATATATCGGTCGGTGGCATCCGACGGATGGATTCAACATGACCATCAAATGTATCCATTTAAtcaagtttacatacacattttacaaatggccttttttttttaaaggatgtcTATAATAACTGATGCCatgaaaaagtgttttaaagCTTGCCTgtcattaggaaaaaaaaaattatctcacaaggtgaaagaaaaacaaaaaacacttccaACTATGAATGATGTAGTTCATTTTTCTccaagcaaattaaaaaaaaaaaaaatccaagtccaATCATGCTTATTCAGCCAATGAGAGCGCATTCAGAAAGCGCACTTTTTCATTTGGCCTCCATTAAactcaaatacaaaatgaaaacacttgcaAGGAGCTGCTGGAGGCCACAACTCACGCCCGCACACTCGCACGGACTGAGTCCATCTCGTGATGTCATGCTCGAAGCCACGCCCCTTCAAGGGATACATCTGACGCACGGATACTACAGTATATGCAGTAATTgcactttgaaaaatattttctgtttagTCGTTTTTCTACAATACagcagtttattattatttttttaatattcttgtttttgtctctttttttatcTATAtgaatgtaagaaaaaaaaaaaaaagtaaaaaaaaaaaccccaaaaagtcATCTTATTTGTCGGGAAGCCCACCTGAACACAGCCGAGTGTTGCGGTCCCAGGCGCATGAGTTCCTTGAGCGCCGCCTGGTGGAGCGAGCGGGACAGCGCGGGGGCAGAGTTCAGCGCGTTCTCGTCCAGCAGGAAGGAAATGAGCGTGGGAAACAAGATGGCCACCAGCCCGGGACCTGCGCAGGGACCGAGTGCGACGCATTAGGGGTGCCACCATTTCTTTTCCCCTTCAGTTCTTGAAAAAGTTGCCGAGTCGCTGCCACAACACTCCAGAACTTTTCCGTGACACCTTCTGGGTTTAGCTTTATCACGACCGATACCAAATCATCTTTGGAACTGTGTTTATTCCGCGATATATATAAGGATTGTTCTATTGTGGACGGCGATCATTCCTACAAGCGTTTTTATGTTGTTGTATATGTGACCCTGCAACAAGATGAAACGTAAATATTGGCTGCACCCcttgagggaaggacaggacagggACAGGAAAAGTCGCATCGTGAATCTGGACAGTTACACAATTGAGAGAAGTCgagaaacaaaatacaaacaatttgCATATGGAGAAAGTGAAAAGAGTCCCAGggggtgcgtgcgtgcgtgtggacTGGCGGCGTTTAACATGCACAAAGACTCGACAGTAACGTCCCGTGATTGGCCTTGCACCCCCCCCCGAAAGCCACGCGGTGGACGGGACCCGGCGAGGTCCGCCGGTGCTCCCCGCTCGCAACTCTTACGCTGGTCTTGGTTCGCCGCCAGGACTAGAACCTCCAAAGCAGCCACGCCCTCCAGAACCGCCCGCAGCTCCTCGGGACTTTGAGGCCGGCGCCGCGCCGCCCTCTGGCGGACGAACGCAAGTGTGAATGGCGACAAAGGGTCAGGAGGCGGGCGAGTGGGGCGGCGCACCTGAAGGAATTTGAGCAGCGGCGGTCCCAGCGTGCGGATGTACGGCACCGAAACCGCCGTCTGCGCCCCAAAAAGTGACGACAGCAACTGGAAACATCGACACGACACCTGGGAAACAtccacaagagaaaaaaaaatagccatcaatcaatcaatccggCGGCTTAATAATAAGACTTGAAAGATGAGAAGAGTACGCGTTTATATTcaaacaatgtgtttaaaaatgacGAGAATAAGATTTGGACCTTGTAGTTCAGCACCTGCGTTCAACTTTGAAAAGAAGCGTTCATAAGAAGAAGGAGGCTTTAATATTCTAGGGGCACATTTAGAACCGATGATTtcagaaagataaaaaaaaaaaaaaagcataggcGCACGTTATCTTATATTGTGACTTCAAAATGGAGTTACGGTAGCGGGCTATTTATAAGAGTACATGTCAAGCGTGCGCGAAAGTCGCCCGCACTGACGTCGGGGTCCTCGGCATCCATGGCGTCATTGAAGCGCCGCAGCGCGAGGGCGTGCAGGGATGGCGCCGCCGTGCACACGTCCGGACCGGCGCTCAGCAGGAAGACCGTCAGCGCCGTCAGGAGGACCGTCGGCTCCGCGACGTTGGACCCTGAACGCGACACGCGACAAATCAACTGACAAAGCAGACGAGGGCTGACCGATGCCGAGTCGAACGGTGAACTGCGCGACAACAATGAGACTCCTCAATTTGGATGAGTCGCAAAATGTGGACCGAGGGTcttttcatttggaaaaattgGGGAACGTGATCAGAAATCAGCTGAAAAGCAGGTTTGAATCACTGGAGGAATCTGGAAGGACGACGACAAGATCTGCGTTATTTTGGCACCgtcgtcatgaaaaatgcacCGATGTGgaaagttgggggaaaaaaatgcttccccAGTTGTGTggaattcaacttttttttttttttttttttacaatgctaATTTGCTTTTTATATCGTGCATTTCACACGCAAGCTAACTCAACaggattaaaaacatttcaaaatagtattaaaaaacaaaagttgtacagtgcaagaaatatttcaagatggtaatactacaaaaaaaaaaagggggggggggtgatttaaAATCATTCCCGCTTGGGGCTGACGcgacttcttccatttttgtgcagcataaCGATGGCTAAAcgctttgctttggactctgcgctccaccaTTTGACCCGAGTCGTCCATCTCAAGAGCCCGCCGACTGGGCTTGTATTCCGTGAGCATTTCTTTCGTGTATTCCGATTACAGACCAGCAGCAAAACGTGAAAATCGATTCTGGAGCTGACCGGAAGCCGACGTAAAGACTTCCGAATTGGAGGGAACGAGCTGAACGGTCCGAATcggggggtttttttgtttattttttttttcatagtaaaTGTGGAATTTGAAGGTGGAAAAATTCTTCCCACGATATCTTAATGTGCTGAGTATTTAGTCTTTGAGAAATGGGAACATTCCAGAAAGGACAAAATGCTCGTAAGCGATGCACGTACCAGCGTTCCACATGCCGAGTAGCGCGCAGAGAGCCGAGCGCAGAACGCCGTCGCCGCAACTTTTCTCCCGGCGAGCCGACGCCGTCTTGAGCGCGCGTAGAAGCGCCCGCACCACCCGAGCGGGTCCGACCTCGCCGTCGCCCGATTCCTCCAGAGCCTCCGGGAGAGGACACGGGGGGAGCTCGCACTTCACTGGAAAGcacgtgacacacacacacacacacacagcccatACTCCAAATGCGTGCATGTGCCTCTTACCGGCGTGAGCCGCGGCTATATTTGGGTGTGCGCTGCAACTAGTGAGGCTCCGAGCACGCGCACGTTCGTGTGTTTGCGCGTTACCGTTTTGCGAGGCGGCTTGTAGGACGATCTCTCGGAGCACTCCCAGCAGCAGGTAGAGGATTGTGGGTAAGACGGAGACACTTCCTGCGTGACAACCAATCAAATCACGCGCCGAGCTTCACGACAACCACGAAGATGCCGGCACGTGGTTTGAGACCTTGGGGCGAGCAGACCGACGGCAGCTGTGAGAGGACGCACAACGTCGACGACACCAGATGACAATCGGCGTCGCTCAGACGCCGCACCGAACCGCCGGGACCTGCGTGCGCACGCGCACCCACACGTGAGCGGCGCGCACCGACGCGTGCGCGCAAACGGGCGCAGAGCGTTCCTGACCGGCGTCGGGGGTCCCGGCCAGTTTGGGGCTGAGCGCGGGGAGTTTTCTGAGCAGCACGCTGAGGCAGATCTCCAGCGCTCCGAAGACCAGCGAGCGTCCCGGGACCAGGCCGCCCGTATCGCGGCCCTCCCCGAACTCCGGCAAGGTCTCCTTCTCCGACGCGCCGTCGTCCGCTGGTGTCAGAGACGAGGCTCGGGTCGCCCTTCTTCGAGCAAAGCCGACGCGACGACGAGCTCACCTTCGGCGCTGTGTCGCCTCTCCCTGACGTGCTCCTGCGTGGCCCTCACGATCTGCCCCAGCAGGTCCGACACGGCCGCCTGCACGCACGGCGACTCCCTGGTGACCAGCAGCCTGTGGAGCACGCTCAGCAGCTCCACGCTCAACTGCTAAAGGCACGCACACGAGCAACACCTTCAGTCGAGCTGCCAGAAACCACTGTCGGCCCCAATTTGCGCAAAAAGTCAAGTCATcggattgattgattgagtgaTTATCCACTGTGTAAAGCACAGGGTTGCAAGAAAATGGCTTTATCGACAAAATCTCAGCAGATCAGCTCTAGCGGTGAGTTTCCGTGAGCGGCGAGTGGCCGACCTGGTCGCCCGCCATCTTGGCTCGGGTCCACGGCGCATCCAGCAGCGCCTGCAGCGCTCGaagacaggaagtgatgttctCCATCTGCTCGTCCGAGCCAGGGGAACACAGGAAGTGCACGCTGAGGCCTGAGCCGACACGCGAGCGGGGTCAGCCGGGTGAGCGGGGAGGCGGAAGCCGCCGCCTGCGGGTCGCGAGGCAACGCCGGCGCCGTTACCCAGGATGAGGTGCAGGCGCTCCGTGTTGACGTCTTCGGGACTCTCGGCGTCGTCCGCTGAGGCGCTGTGCCCCATGGAGTTGGGCGTGACCGGGCGGGACAGGTTGGCGGGGACGTCGTCGCCCGTCAAAAAACCTAAAGACACGCAAACGCGCACAATCACGCGGGGGGTGGTGAGAAATGCAGAGTGACGAGGACGAGGAAAAGATGGTCCGGACTAGAACGACGGGACCTGTGGTCCGCAGCCAGAGGGCCGTCGCGTGCAGGATGGGCGCCCAGGAGGAAGCGTAGTGACTCCTGGCCTGATTGGCCGTCTCCGCCGTGAAGAAGGAACCGCCTCCTGCGACGAGGGGGACGTTTCAAACGTGACCACGAGTGTCCTCCGGAGCGCCGCCGAGCTTCAAACCTGCCGCGGGCGCTCGCGAACCGTCGCCGTCTTCCCGGGGGAGCATCAGCGCGCTGTAGTCCTGCAGCGCCGCCAACCACAGGCGGCTCAACTTGGGCAGATCCGATTGGACCAAAGCCAGGAGGCCGGCCCCTCCCGACCCGGAGCAGTCGACGGCGTCGAGACCCGCCTCCCGTCGGCTCATCCGGACGGCCGCGGTGTAAACCTGAGACGAGCGCCGTCAGACTCCTTACCCCGAAATTCAAGTCcgctctgttttttgttttttttttcgttcaccTGGGCCCAGGCCTTCAGGACCGCCAGAGTTTCCATGGTAACCGTGGCCTCGTCGTACAGCCGACCGCGCGCCTCGCTTCCTGTCTGGACCTTGGCCAACGAGGACGCCAGCAGCTGGTGCACGCGCTTGACCTCGCGCAGATCGGTGAGCACGCCGCTCGACAGCCACGTGCTGCACACCTGCGAGTcgggggaggaagaggaggaataaCCAAGAATGAGGGCAAACGAGGAAGAGGAGAACAACTGAGGAGCGGAATGTGGGCAACCTGACAGGCTTCGGCTGCGACGTTAGGAGGAGCGTCCGGACCGAAGGCCGGTCTGAGAGCGGCGCCGACCTACGCACAAACAAACAGTCGAGTTGGCTTCCGTTCGCTCCCTTCGTTCGCGTGAATGAACGCGCGGAGTGCGGCAGTCACGTTGGCCTGGTACTGCTCCAGGATGACGTGACCCGGGAACTCGGGTTCGGCCACGTCCTTGAACGGCGCGATGACGGCCAGCAGCGCCCGCAGGCCCGCCAGGCGCAGACGCTCGGCGTGGTCGGTTGCCGCCATGAAGGCCACGCGCACCACGTCGCCCAAGTGGAGCACCAGCcagtctgggggggggggggggcgagaacgacgacgacgacgtcacCACGCCATTGAGGAGCCCGCCCGCCTTGGAGGTCCAATTGCAAATTCATTTCAACCTCATAGTTGAATTTCCAAGTTTCAATTTGAGTTTAAAAAGGTGAATTTTTGGTTGAATCCGAGCTGAAAAATCTTCGATTGTGTACTCTTTTGCTATTTTTGTCCAGTCTGTGTGTGACTTtgaatttaaattcatttgtttttgttgaaaccGGATTTTTGCATGTGCTACATGTTTTTTAGTATATTCTAGTAATTGGGATATGATCCACCTTTTTTTGGTTTAGACATCCTTCTGTGCTATCCGTGCCATCTAAAGTTCAATTTCTGAGCTTGACATAAATTGACCTCAATAACCTTTAGCGGTGGACGCCTGGCGGCGTCTGTCCTGCGCCAACGCCAGGTCAAAGTGCGCGGGGTCGTCTTTCTGGCAGCGGGCGATGATGCGGCACACGCACTCCATGGCGAAGCAGCGCGTGGAACAGCGCAGCGCCGGAAACGGGCCGGCCGACTCGGCCCGAGCTCGGAAGGCCGACgagtcgtcgtcgccgccggggtcctcgtcctcgtccgcGTCTTCTCGACCCGCCTCCGCCCCGGCACTTCCGTCTATGAGGGGAGAGCAAGC
It encodes:
- the heatr5a gene encoding HEAT repeat-containing protein 5A isoform X6 — its product is MNLYADGAAADGKAEAKFSCADVNGSQHVLVCCLLELGALIRGLGSTAAPLLSDGTTGLLDVVVSVLLHPTSSARLAAAWCLRCVATAMPCQRSPLLDRCAERLAALKSCPEAVAGYAAAVAALVAAVQHCPLGIPHAKATAVVDLAEDLLRSASQNSRIALQRSQAGWLLISSVCTLGPAVVDQHLPRLLLLWRCVFPASLREQEMELRRGDYFTWKVTLEGRAGALTAMKKLLLDCEDVLTNDVIAHLLTPVACAVGLLPKLHALVGSYGPSVATWTSVYRLRVYELLAALPPRVYQESFGLVMNQLVSDLLAPENLNRPCSELGFLPSLCHRDDLPLLGPAHSESGHRCIEAQVHAAGGSLENDPFALCDRADEAPVPTPPSATLNSTAIRLFGLLFPHIIAAQRVKILEQFVEALKQLKSQRQQTVQMHVCAALCSLLKDPSASRGSLGPEEARVPALSLLLGALDSSTPALRCAAAEGLARLVQAVGDAAFTVSVSLLCFDRLKSARDAASRSGCALALGALHRYVGGISSPQHLSTCLGVIFTLCQDATSPEVQTWSLHSLSLLTDLSCGLYRAHAEPSLALVLRLLLSAPPTHPDLQRSLGRCLHALITCLGPDLQGEGSGVAAVRSGCLVACGAMQATPHCLVQAHAISCLQRLHMFCPQHVHLAGLVPALCEILLEYSMLANLCSSHLCLRRAVVACLRQLVQREAPEVCELAVTEVKHLQRRDNTRLGVSIKEVGLEGALFALLDQESEPGLRRDIRETLLHMMASGVARGMLGRWLKLCKDVLAASGAAAHDGSAGAEAGREDADEDEDPGGDDDSSAFRARAESAGPFPALRCSTRCFAMECVCRIIARCQKDDPAHFDLALAQDRRRQASTAKDWLVLHLGDVVRVAFMAATDHAERLRLAGLRALLAVIAPFKDVAEPEFPGHVILEQYQANVGAALRPAFGPDAPPNVAAEACQVCSTWLSSGVLTDLREVKRVHQLLASSLAKVQTGSEARGRLYDEATVTMETLAVLKAWAQVYTAAVRMSRREAGLDAVDCSGSGGAGLLALVQSDLPKLSRLWLAALQDYSALMLPREDGDGSRAPAAGGGSFFTAETANQARSHYASSWAPILHATALWLRTTGFLTGDDVPANLSRPVTPNSMGHSASADDAESPEDVNTERLHLILGLSVHFLCSPGSDEQMENITSCLRALQALLDAPWTRAKMAGDQQLSVELLSVLHRLLVTRESPCVQAAVSDLLGQIVRATQEHVRERRHSAEADDGASEKETLPEFGEGRDTGGLVPGRSLVFGALEICLSVLLRKLPALSPKLAGTPDAGPGGSVRRLSDADCHLVSSTLCVLSQLPSVCSPQGSVSVLPTILYLLLGVLREIVLQAASQNVKCELPPCPLPEALEESGDGEVGPARVVRALLRALKTASARREKSCGDGVLRSALCALLGMWNAGSNVAEPTVLLTALTVFLLSAGPDVCTAAPSLHALALRRFNDAMDAEDPDVSCRCFQLLSSLFGAQTAVSVPYIRTLGPPLLKFLQRAARRRPQSPEELRAVLEGVAALEVLVLAANQDQRPGLVAILFPTLISFLLDENALNSAPALSRSLHQAALKELMRLGPQHSAVFRSLVSTSPHLKSRLEGALKASQESASHADAVANRAAKPSPSITLKTNFL